A part of Sinorhizobium chiapasense genomic DNA contains:
- a CDS encoding DUF3302 domain-containing protein: MSMIDIFAWIVLIVLVLSTVFVIVFLAMLPGMIAKRRNHPWAEAVTVGGWVTLFFGFVLWPIVLIWAYVDVPASAARERRP; this comes from the coding sequence GTGAGCATGATCGACATCTTTGCCTGGATCGTGCTGATCGTGCTCGTGTTGAGCACGGTCTTCGTGATCGTCTTCCTCGCCATGCTGCCGGGCATGATCGCGAAACGGCGCAACCATCCCTGGGCAGAAGCAGTCACCGTCGGTGGGTGGGTGACGCTGTTCTTCGGCTTCGTGCTCTGGCCGATTGTGCTGATCTGGGCCTATGTCGATGTCCCGGCATCGGCCGCAAGGGAGCGGCGGCCATGA
- a CDS encoding HlyD family secretion protein yields the protein MIVVLLNVYLVLLFCLVKFGIIPFNLFWKISPILVLFLLLVGLFIPMNWGAPQGLALVVRNSVGIVPNVAGEVVDVPVAANAPLKAGDVLFRIDPVPYQSKVEALEAELKFQELRLAQTTQLQTTGAGPAFDVQQRQAEVDNLRAQITNARWDLDKTTVRAPADGYVTNLALRKGARVSNLPLSPVMAFIDTSETIIGVEIPQIDARYIAPGQPVEATFKFAPGEVYTGTVESVLQAVATGQTQTSGTAVAPTTIESVPFIVRVKLDDQDFANRLPAGATGDAAIFTDRVKPAHVVRRVLLRQIAITNYINPF from the coding sequence ATGATCGTCGTCCTCCTCAATGTCTATCTCGTCCTCCTGTTCTGCCTGGTGAAGTTCGGGATCATCCCATTCAACCTGTTCTGGAAGATCTCGCCGATCCTAGTGCTGTTCCTTCTGCTGGTTGGCCTGTTCATCCCGATGAACTGGGGCGCGCCGCAAGGCTTGGCGCTGGTCGTGCGCAATTCGGTCGGCATCGTGCCGAATGTCGCGGGCGAGGTCGTCGACGTGCCAGTGGCGGCGAACGCGCCGCTCAAGGCCGGCGACGTGCTGTTCCGTATCGATCCCGTGCCTTACCAATCGAAGGTCGAGGCGCTCGAGGCGGAGTTGAAGTTCCAGGAACTGCGGCTGGCGCAGACGACGCAACTGCAGACGACCGGGGCCGGCCCGGCCTTCGACGTGCAGCAGCGGCAGGCCGAGGTCGACAATCTCAGGGCGCAGATCACCAATGCCCGCTGGGATCTCGACAAGACGACGGTCCGCGCGCCGGCCGACGGTTACGTGACCAATCTGGCGCTCCGGAAGGGCGCGCGTGTTTCCAACCTGCCGCTGTCGCCGGTGATGGCGTTCATCGACACGTCCGAGACGATCATCGGCGTCGAAATCCCCCAGATCGACGCGCGCTATATCGCACCCGGGCAACCGGTGGAGGCGACGTTCAAGTTCGCGCCCGGCGAGGTTTACACCGGCACGGTCGAAAGCGTCCTGCAGGCCGTTGCCACGGGGCAGACGCAGACATCCGGGACGGCGGTCGCGCCGACGACGATCGAGAGCGTGCCCTTCATCGTTCGGGTGAAGCTGGACGACCAGGATTTCGCCAACCGCCTGCCGGCCGGCGCCACCGGCGACGCGGCGATCTTCACCGACCGGGTCAAGCCCGCGCACGTGGTCCGCCGTGTATTGCTCCGGCAGATCGCGATCACGAACTATATCAACCCGTTCTGA
- a CDS encoding TRAP transporter large permease gives MSDQFLGLTMLMLIVVVIIMGFPTAFTLMGLGMLFGFYAFYNPAEHWIDNRVFDLMVQRTYGAMTNDVLISIPLFVLMGYVMERGALVDKMFYSIQLSFRRLPASLAVATLIVCTFWGIASGLVGAVVVLMGVIAMNPMLRAGYDVKLASGVITAGGTLGILIPPSVMIIVYAAVAGQSVVKLYAATMLPGFFLSFLYLAYILGWAAINPKIAPALPEEQTRVPVASWMRSLQTAYSPNMLAGLFRALVSPARALALETGEGRLTYWRLVKNFGAALVPFSLTAFTLALVWWYAVIHPQASAETEAPEGLEQLGAPAADAGPAVVNGPTTAFYVSFGIAAAIATVVLLRYYRNMSAERLQVMKLLVSSVMPLAILTVLVLAVILFGITTATESAAVGAAGAFLLAFQARTLNWKRTKEAVFLTAKTTAMVCWLFVGSALFSAVFAILGGQALIEQWVLALDLTPVQFMILSQAIIFLLGWPLEWTEIIIIFVPIFLPMLRHFDIDPVLWGVLVFVNLQAAFLSPPVAMSAYYLKGVSPPHVTLNQIFAGMMPYMLIVILCMIIMYLWPGMTLWLPEYLYG, from the coding sequence GTGAGCGATCAGTTTCTGGGACTGACGATGCTGATGCTCATCGTCGTCGTCATCATCATGGGCTTTCCGACCGCCTTCACGCTGATGGGGCTCGGCATGCTCTTCGGCTTCTACGCCTTCTACAATCCGGCCGAGCACTGGATCGACAACCGCGTCTTCGACCTGATGGTCCAGCGCACCTATGGGGCGATGACCAACGACGTGCTGATCTCGATCCCGCTCTTCGTGCTGATGGGCTACGTGATGGAGCGCGGTGCGCTCGTCGACAAGATGTTCTACAGCATCCAGCTTTCCTTCCGGCGGTTGCCGGCGTCGCTCGCCGTCGCGACGCTGATCGTCTGCACTTTCTGGGGCATCGCCAGCGGCCTCGTCGGCGCCGTGGTGGTGTTGATGGGGGTGATCGCCATGAACCCGATGCTGCGCGCCGGCTATGACGTGAAGCTCGCCTCCGGGGTGATCACTGCGGGCGGCACGCTCGGCATTCTCATCCCGCCCTCGGTGATGATCATCGTCTATGCGGCGGTGGCGGGGCAGTCCGTGGTCAAGCTCTATGCCGCGACGATGCTGCCGGGCTTCTTCCTGTCGTTCCTCTATCTCGCCTACATTCTCGGCTGGGCGGCGATCAATCCGAAGATCGCGCCGGCTTTGCCCGAGGAGCAGACGCGGGTTCCGGTCGCCTCCTGGATGCGCAGCCTCCAAACGGCCTACTCCCCGAACATGCTGGCCGGGCTTTTCCGCGCCCTGGTCTCGCCGGCGAGGGCGCTGGCGCTGGAGACGGGCGAGGGGCGGCTGACCTATTGGCGGCTCGTCAAGAATTTCGGCGCGGCGCTTGTGCCCTTCTCGCTGACGGCCTTCACCCTGGCACTCGTCTGGTGGTATGCCGTCATCCATCCGCAGGCTTCCGCCGAGACGGAAGCGCCGGAGGGGCTGGAACAGCTCGGCGCGCCCGCCGCCGATGCCGGGCCGGCCGTCGTCAACGGGCCGACGACGGCTTTCTATGTGTCCTTCGGTATCGCGGCCGCGATCGCGACCGTGGTGCTCCTCCGCTATTACCGCAACATGAGCGCCGAGCGGCTGCAGGTGATGAAGCTGCTCGTCTCCTCCGTCATGCCGCTTGCCATCCTCACCGTCCTCGTGCTCGCCGTCATCCTGTTCGGCATCACGACCGCAACGGAGTCCGCGGCGGTCGGCGCCGCCGGCGCCTTCCTGCTTGCCTTCCAGGCGCGCACGCTCAACTGGAAACGCACCAAGGAGGCGGTGTTCCTGACGGCGAAGACCACGGCCATGGTCTGCTGGCTCTTCGTCGGCTCGGCGCTTTTCTCCGCCGTCTTCGCCATCCTCGGCGGACAGGCGCTGATCGAGCAATGGGTGCTCGCACTCGACCTCACGCCCGTTCAGTTCATGATCCTGTCGCAGGCGATCATCTTCCTCCTCGGCTGGCCGCTCGAATGGACCGAAATCATCATCATCTTCGTGCCGATCTTCCTGCCGATGCTGAGGCACTTCGACATCGACCCGGTGCTCTGGGGCGTGCTCGTCTTCGTCAACCTGCAGGCGGCCTTCCTGTCGCCGCCGGTCGCGATGTCGGCCTACTATCTGAAGGGCGTGTCGCCGCCGCACGTCACCCTGAACCAGATCTTCGCCGGCATGATGCCCTACATGCTGATCGTCATCCTCTGCATGATCATCATGTATCTCTGGCCCGGCATGACGCTCTGGCTGCCGGAATATCTCTACGGCTGA
- a CDS encoding TRAP transporter small permease subunit — translation MNVQHFLLRVDAISVWIGKAAAWLIIGLMTLVCVEVFKRYILNMPTAWIFDASNMFYGTLFMLAGAYALAQNAHVRGDFLYSSLKPRTQAALDLLLYILFFLPGVAALVYAGYDYAALSWRIGEHSTVTAEGPPIYHFKTVIPIAGALVMLQGLAEIVRCILCLRTGEWPERLRDVEEIDVVAEQLAHSEYVDLEAREAAIERAQNIEKAARQRGMGGEIEP, via the coding sequence GTGAACGTTCAGCATTTTCTCCTGAGGGTCGATGCGATCAGCGTCTGGATCGGGAAGGCCGCCGCCTGGCTGATCATCGGCCTGATGACGCTCGTCTGCGTCGAGGTCTTCAAGCGCTACATCCTCAACATGCCGACAGCGTGGATCTTCGACGCCAGCAACATGTTCTACGGCACGCTGTTCATGCTTGCCGGCGCCTATGCGCTGGCGCAGAACGCCCATGTGCGCGGCGATTTCCTCTATAGTTCGCTTAAGCCCCGCACGCAGGCGGCGCTCGATCTTTTGCTCTACATCCTGTTCTTCCTGCCAGGCGTCGCAGCGCTCGTCTATGCCGGCTACGACTATGCGGCGCTGTCGTGGCGGATCGGCGAGCATTCGACCGTGACGGCGGAAGGTCCGCCGATCTACCACTTCAAGACGGTCATCCCGATCGCGGGCGCGCTGGTGATGCTGCAGGGGCTCGCGGAGATCGTTCGCTGTATCCTGTGCCTCAGAACCGGGGAGTGGCCGGAGCGGCTGCGCGACGTCGAGGAGATCGACGTGGTCGCCGAGCAGCTCGCCCACAGCGAATATGTCGACCTGGAAGCCCGCGAAGCGGCGATCGAACGGGCGCAGAACATCGAAAAGGCGGCCCGGCAGCGGGGAATGGGGGGAGAGATCGAACCGTGA